In the Candidatus Eisenbacteria bacterium genome, one interval contains:
- the gatA gene encoding Asp-tRNA(Asn)/Glu-tRNA(Gln) amidotransferase subunit GatA, translating to MSKASVQESAESLGRSVGAGERSAVDVARAFLAQASRTAPRLGTYLHLEPESIVAAATEIDARRKRGETLGALAGVPVAVKDNICVRGVPLTCGSRILERFRAPYDAHVIGRLRAAGALLYGKTNCDEFAMGSSTENSAYQPSRNPWDLARVPGGSSGGSAATVAAREAPLALGSDTGGSVRQPAAFCGVVGLKPTYGAVSRYGLVAFASSLDQIGPLATSARDAALLFNAISGPDERDMTSRPETRQVSMENLERGVRGLKIGIARELLGEGLDPEIHACFDSVSKWLVAEGASVVDVKLPHARYAIATYYLIAPAEASSNLARYDGVRYGLRVPAGDLREMYEATRGRGFGREVKRRILLGTYALSAGYYDAYYLRAQKVRTLIRRDFEDASRETDALLMPVTPTPPFALGEKSEDPMAMYLNDIYSIPASLAGVPALSFPAGFTKGGLPIGLQLTGKPFDEETLLRIARAWESKSDAARRLPPIALEKAA from the coding sequence ATGAGCAAGGCATCCGTACAGGAATCCGCGGAGAGCCTCGGGCGCTCCGTCGGCGCCGGAGAGCGGAGCGCGGTCGATGTCGCGCGCGCCTTCCTCGCGCAGGCAAGTCGGACCGCGCCGCGCCTGGGCACCTACCTCCACTTGGAGCCCGAGTCGATCGTCGCGGCCGCGACCGAGATCGACGCGCGGCGGAAGCGCGGGGAGACCCTCGGCGCCTTGGCCGGCGTGCCGGTCGCGGTCAAGGACAACATCTGTGTGCGCGGCGTTCCGCTCACGTGCGGCTCGCGCATCTTGGAGCGCTTCCGCGCGCCGTACGACGCCCACGTCATCGGGCGTCTGCGCGCGGCAGGGGCCCTCCTTTATGGCAAGACGAATTGCGACGAGTTCGCGATGGGCTCGTCCACCGAGAACTCGGCGTATCAGCCGTCCCGAAATCCGTGGGATCTCGCGCGCGTGCCAGGCGGGTCGAGCGGCGGCTCGGCCGCCACGGTGGCAGCGAGGGAAGCGCCGCTCGCGCTCGGCTCCGATACCGGGGGCTCGGTCCGCCAGCCGGCGGCGTTCTGCGGCGTGGTGGGGCTGAAGCCGACCTATGGGGCCGTGTCGCGCTACGGCCTCGTCGCGTTCGCGTCGTCCCTGGACCAGATCGGTCCGCTCGCGACGAGCGCGCGCGACGCGGCCCTCCTCTTCAACGCGATCTCAGGGCCGGACGAGCGCGACATGACGAGCCGGCCGGAGACCCGCCAGGTCTCCATGGAGAACCTCGAGCGCGGCGTCCGCGGCCTCAAGATCGGGATCGCGCGGGAGCTTCTGGGCGAAGGGCTCGACCCCGAGATCCACGCCTGCTTCGACTCGGTCTCCAAGTGGCTGGTCGCGGAGGGCGCCTCGGTCGTGGACGTGAAGCTGCCGCACGCGCGCTACGCGATCGCAACGTACTATCTGATCGCCCCCGCCGAGGCCTCGAGCAACCTCGCGCGCTACGACGGGGTCCGCTACGGGCTCCGCGTGCCGGCCGGCGATCTCCGGGAGATGTACGAGGCGACGCGCGGCCGTGGGTTCGGACGGGAAGTGAAGCGGCGCATCCTCCTCGGCACCTACGCGCTGTCGGCCGGCTATTACGACGCCTACTACCTGAGGGCCCAGAAGGTCCGGACCCTGATCCGCCGCGACTTCGAGGACGCGTCGCGGGAGACGGACGCCCTCCTCATGCCGGTCACGCCGACGCCGCCCTTCGCGCTCGGCGAGAAGTCCGAAGATCCGATGGCGATGTACCTGAATGACATCTATTCCATTCCCGCGTCGTTGGCCGGGGTGCCCGCGCTCTCGTTTCCGGCCGGGTTCACGAAGGGTGGCCTTCCGATCGGGCTTCAGCTGACCGGGAAGCCGTTCGATGAGGAGACGCTGCTTCGAATTGCCCGCGCCTGGGAGTCGAAGAGCGACGCGGCCCGGCGCCTCCCCCCGATCGCCCTGGAAAAGGCGGCGTGA
- the gatC gene encoding Asp-tRNA(Asn)/Glu-tRNA(Gln) amidotransferase subunit GatC — translation MPIDRGTVQKIAALARLRVDPAEEERYVRELQAILTYVEQLQALDVSKIEPTSTVIAGAPPPLRPDEEQPSDVRDDVLAQAPDRDGDYFRVPRVV, via the coding sequence ATGCCGATTGACAGGGGGACCGTCCAGAAGATCGCCGCTCTGGCCCGGCTTCGTGTCGACCCGGCCGAGGAGGAGCGCTACGTCCGGGAGCTCCAGGCGATCCTCACCTACGTGGAGCAGCTCCAGGCTCTCGACGTATCGAAGATCGAGCCGACCAGCACGGTGATCGCGGGAGCGCCGCCGCCGCTTCGTCCCGACGAGGAGCAGCCGTCGGATGTGCGCGACGACGTCCTGGCGCAGGCGCCCGACCGCGACGGCGACTATTTCCGGGTGCCCCGCGTGGTATGA
- a CDS encoding ATP-dependent DNA helicase PcrA → MDLNSVQRQAVEHPGGPLLILAGAGSGKTRVLTGRIAHLVRERGVPEGAILAFTFTNKAAREMRGRVESLLGGEDLRVWLGTFHATCVRILRRHAEALGYPRGFVIYDTDDQRSLLRELLRETGGEDRALTPAAAGSRISRLKNEGITPETFEAEARGPIDRRLAPIYTRYAKGLRDRAAMDFDDLLLYTVRLFDLDESVHRMYAERFRHVLVDEYQDTNAIQFELIERLCRVHRNLTVVGDDDQSIYGWRGASVENILSFEKRYPEATVLRLTQNYRSTQTILRAANGVVRNNAGRKEKELWTENVVGEPLTLHVLPDEEAEGEKVVSILLEARRRQGRSNRDFVVLYRTNAQSRAVENALRRSAIPYQLTGGISFYERREVKDVLAYLRALVQPRDSISWFRILNVPPRGIGKTTLDRLRDFMEERGLSVPEAIGHSELAAVTGAASAKKLREAGAFLESLRDLTALPPAVCVAELLAKVRFREYLLEENPSEAAERIENVEELIAGAEAYARRAEEPTLDGFLAEVSLLTDVDLWNDADDTVNIMTIHAAKGLEFPVVLLVGLEEGLLPHASSLEDPKQLEEERRLFYVALTRAQSEVRLLHATYRRAWNASGGGMSRFVSEIPTDCVVIDQADPWGAPRPRTIRRPASSPSRNVPSPVGVRVLHPQFGEGVVVACEGMGERAKLTVQFRRAGVKKILAAFAELSHAD, encoded by the coding sequence GTGGATCTGAACTCGGTTCAACGCCAGGCCGTGGAGCATCCCGGGGGCCCCCTGCTCATCCTCGCGGGCGCCGGGAGCGGGAAAACCCGTGTCCTGACGGGGAGGATCGCGCACCTGGTCCGCGAACGGGGCGTGCCCGAGGGGGCGATCCTCGCCTTCACGTTCACGAACAAGGCGGCGCGCGAGATGCGCGGCCGCGTCGAATCGCTGCTCGGAGGGGAAGACCTCCGCGTCTGGCTCGGCACCTTCCACGCGACCTGCGTCCGCATTCTTCGGCGCCACGCCGAAGCGCTCGGCTACCCCCGCGGGTTCGTCATCTACGACACCGACGACCAGCGCTCCCTTCTCCGCGAGCTGCTCCGCGAGACGGGCGGCGAGGACCGCGCGCTCACGCCCGCCGCGGCGGGATCCAGGATCTCTCGGTTGAAGAACGAAGGGATCACGCCCGAGACGTTCGAGGCCGAGGCGCGTGGACCGATCGACCGGCGCTTGGCCCCGATCTACACGCGCTACGCGAAGGGGTTAAGGGACCGGGCCGCGATGGACTTCGACGACCTGCTCCTCTACACGGTCCGGCTCTTCGATCTGGACGAGAGCGTTCACCGGATGTACGCGGAGCGCTTCCGTCACGTGCTCGTGGACGAATACCAGGACACGAACGCGATTCAATTCGAGCTGATCGAGCGCCTCTGCCGCGTGCACCGAAATCTCACGGTCGTGGGGGACGACGACCAGTCGATCTACGGCTGGCGGGGGGCGAGCGTCGAGAACATCCTCTCGTTCGAGAAGCGATACCCGGAGGCGACCGTCCTTCGCCTCACGCAGAACTACCGCTCGACCCAGACGATCCTCCGCGCGGCGAACGGCGTGGTCCGGAACAACGCCGGGCGGAAGGAGAAGGAGCTCTGGACCGAGAATGTCGTGGGGGAGCCGCTCACCCTGCACGTGCTGCCCGACGAGGAGGCCGAGGGTGAGAAGGTCGTCTCGATCCTTCTGGAAGCCCGGAGGAGGCAGGGGCGATCGAATCGGGACTTCGTCGTCCTCTACCGCACGAACGCTCAGTCGCGCGCGGTGGAGAACGCGCTTCGCCGCTCCGCGATTCCTTATCAGCTGACCGGCGGGATCTCGTTCTACGAGCGCCGCGAGGTGAAGGACGTGCTCGCCTACCTGCGTGCCCTCGTCCAGCCTCGCGACTCGATCTCATGGTTCCGGATCCTGAACGTGCCCCCGCGAGGAATCGGAAAGACGACGCTCGACCGGCTTCGCGATTTCATGGAGGAGCGCGGGCTCTCGGTGCCGGAGGCGATCGGCCACTCCGAGCTCGCCGCCGTAACCGGCGCGGCTTCCGCAAAGAAGCTTCGCGAGGCGGGCGCGTTCCTCGAGTCGCTCCGCGATCTGACCGCGCTGCCGCCCGCGGTCTGCGTGGCCGAGCTCCTGGCCAAGGTCCGGTTCCGCGAATATCTCCTGGAGGAGAATCCCTCCGAGGCCGCGGAGCGGATCGAGAACGTCGAGGAGCTGATCGCCGGCGCCGAGGCCTACGCCCGCCGAGCCGAGGAACCCACCCTGGACGGGTTCCTGGCCGAGGTATCGCTCCTGACCGACGTCGACCTCTGGAACGACGCCGACGACACCGTGAACATCATGACGATCCACGCGGCCAAGGGACTCGAGTTCCCCGTCGTCCTCTTGGTCGGCCTGGAGGAGGGGCTCCTGCCGCACGCCTCCTCGCTGGAGGATCCGAAGCAGCTGGAGGAGGAGCGGCGGCTCTTCTACGTCGCGCTCACGAGAGCCCAGTCGGAGGTGAGGCTGCTCCACGCGACCTACCGTCGCGCCTGGAACGCTTCCGGGGGCGGCATGTCGCGCTTCGTCAGCGAGATCCCGACGGACTGCGTCGTGATCGACCAGGCGGACCCTTGGGGCGCGCCGCGCCCGCGCACGATCCGGCGCCCGGCTTCATCGCCGTCCAGAAATGTCCCGAGCCCGGTCGGCGTACGCGTCCTCCACCCGCAATTCGGCGAGGGGGTCGTGGTGGCGTGCGAGGGGATGGGGGAGCGCGCCAAGCTGACGGTCCAATTCCGGCGCGCGGGGGTGAAGAAGATCCTCGCGGCCTTCGCGGAGCTGAGCCATGCCGATTGA